The following is a genomic window from Moorella sp. Hama-1.
ACTATACCATCCTTTTCCTGGATATCAACATGCCCGGGATAAACGGCCTGGAGCTCTCCCGGGCTATTCAGAAGCGGCCCAACCCGCCCTTTATTATCTTTGTCACCGCCTATGGGGAGTACGCCCTGCAGGCCTTTGAAGTCAACGCCGTTGACTACCTCTTAAAACCCTTTGATGAGAAACGCCTGCGCCAGGCCATTGAAAAGGTCCGCCGCCTGGTGGAGCAGCGCCAGCAACAGCCGGCTGCTGCCGGAGCCGAAGCCGGCCATAGTAATAATGGTAACCGGGGGCGCCTCAACCGCCTGCCGGTAGAGAAGGATGGCAAAACCATCCTCCTGGACCAGAACGACCTGATCTACGCCTGTACCCAGGGGGACAGCGTCTACTTGAAAACCTCCGGCGACCAATACCTGACCCGTTTCACTTTAAAGGAACTGGAGAGCCGCCTGGATCCCCGCAGTTTCTTTCGCTGCCACCGTTGCTATATCGTTAACCTGAACCGGGTACGCGAGCTGGTCCCCTTCTTTAACGGTACCTATACCCTCATTATGGCCGACAAGCAGCAGAGCGAGGTGCCGGTCAGCCGCAACCAGGCCCGGAAATTAAAAAACCTACTGGGTATTAATTAGGAGCCGGCCCTTTTTACCAGTGGGGATCTTTATAGCGTAAAGTCCTGGTGGCGTTGAAGATAGCTGCCAGGGCTACGCCCACGTCGGCAAAGACGGCTTCCCAGATAGTCGCCACGCCGAAGGCCCCCAGGACCAGGAAGAAGGCCTTGATGCTCAGGGCCAGGACCACGTTCTGCCGGACGATGAGGCCGGTGTGCCGGGCAATGCGCACGGCCGTGGCCAGCCGGGAGGGAGCGTCCTCCATGAGGACCACGTCGGCGGCCTCGATGGCAGCGTCGCTCCCCAGGCCGCCCATGGCCACCCCGATGTCGGCCCTGGTGATAACCGGGGCATCGTTGATGCCGTCACCGACAAAGGCCAGCTTCTGCCGGCGGCGGTCGGGCAGGGCGGCCTGCAATGCTTCCACCCGGGCCACCTTGTCTTCCGGCAACAACTCCGCAAAGTAGGTGTCCAGTCCCAGGTCGGCAG
Proteins encoded in this region:
- a CDS encoding LytR/AlgR family response regulator transcription factor; the encoded protein is MTFKALIVDDEYPARQELRFMLQEFKDIEVVGEATNARETLNLVSALDYTILFLDINMPGINGLELSRAIQKRPNPPFIIFVTAYGEYALQAFEVNAVDYLLKPFDEKRLRQAIEKVRRLVEQRQQQPAAAGAEAGHSNNGNRGRLNRLPVEKDGKTILLDQNDLIYACTQGDSVYLKTSGDQYLTRFTLKELESRLDPRSFFRCHRCYIVNLNRVRELVPFFNGTYTLIMADKQQSEVPVSRNQARKLKNLLGIN